A single genomic interval of Malania oleifera isolate guangnan ecotype guangnan chromosome 11, ASM2987363v1, whole genome shotgun sequence harbors:
- the LOC131167607 gene encoding uncharacterized protein LOC131167607: MDIVLTTEEYKYVLVEVCQQKPGERATDEETQAYRKWIKADEMVQCYILASMSNILQQQHHSMPSAYDKMQNLKEMLADQNHATRQTTIKELMNTTIAKGRPVRDHFLNIIGLLNELEILGAKIKGETHVDIVLQSLPDFFKQFFLNYNMNKLSYSLGKLLKELQAVEGLIRKLTIALVTEKGSFSRPKEAKKGSETTGSSSNSAWAARWSEKA; encoded by the coding sequence ATGGATATTGTACTGACTACAGAGGAATACAAGTATGTGCTCGTAGAGGTATGTCAACAGAAACCTGGTGAAAGGGCAACCGATGAGGAAACCCAGGCTTACCGGAAGTGGATTAAGGCTGATGAGATGGTGCagtgttacattttggcatctatgtcgaATATTCTACAACAGCAGCATCATTCTATGCCTTCTGCCTATGATAAAATGCAAAACCTCAAAGAAATGCTTGCGGATCAAAATCATGCTACTAGGCAGACTACCATAAAGGAACTTATGAATACAACTATCGCAAAAGGGAGGCCAGTAAGGGATCATTTTCTGAATATAATTGGTCTTCTCAATGAGTTAGAGATCCTTGGAGCTAAAATCAAAGGGGAAACCCATGTTGATATCGTTCTCCAGTCGCTGCCTGACTTTTTCAAGCAGTTTTTCCTGAACTACAACATgaataagctctcttactcattgggaaaactacttaaagagcttcaagcaGTTGAAGGCCTTATTAGGAAGCTAACTATTGCTCTTGTGACTGAGAAAGGTTCTTTTTCTAGGCCAAAAGAAGCAAAAAAAGGTTCAGAAACCACAGGGAGCTCCTCCAATAGTGCTTGGGCCGCAAGATGGAGTGAAAAAGCCTAA